The DNA sequence ATCAATGAAATAAAACCAATATGTGAGATTTCATGGATCCTATAAATATTATTTTCCAGGAAACAGATTAAGGCAAATTCACATACCGTATTTGTCACTTGACTTCTGGTTTTTAAGCCATCGTTCAGACCACCTATGATATCCGAAATAGAATGGTCTTTTTGAACTTGCTTATGTCCTTGTCTATGTACTGAAGGAGCACCAAATAATTcctcatttattttatttggctCTTGGTCACTTTCACTCTCAGGTTGTCCTTGATTATTGTTAAGAGGAGAGTAATCATCATCTGCAAAGAAAGGCACAGAGTGAGCAACAGAGTCATCAATAGTTACATTGATCGTTTCAAGAACAGATTTTGTTCTCTTGTTGTACACTCTATAAGCTCGACTATTTGATGAATAACCAAGGAAAATTCCATTATCACTACGAGCATCAAACTTTGCAAGATATTCTCTATCACGAAAAATGAAACAAGGACTACCAAAGGTTTTCAGATGACTTACATTgggtttcttacctttccatAGTTCATAAGGGGTTTTCTCAGTACCTGAGCGAAGAAAAACACGGTTTGTGGTGTAACACGCTGTGTTGACAGCTTCTGCCCAGAAAATGTGAGCAATTCCAGAACCACACAACAATACTCTTGCCATTTCAATCAAAACCCTGTTCTCCTATACTTTCTTTCTGAATGGGTCCGACTAAATCCATGTGCATTAGATCCAAGGGTTGGGAGGTTGTGATTTCATTGATTACACGGTGTGAACTCCTTATTTGTTTACCAAGCTTGCAACCTTCACAGACAATATCTGTTTGTCCACTTAATTTTGGTAAGCCACGTACGCCTTCCTTGCTGGACAACTTCACAAGATCTTGAAAGTTGATGTGCCCCAACCGTTGGTGCCAAAGTTCCAAAATATCACTTGTGGTTTTGACCTTCATGCATACCTGAGACATGTTAGTTTCATTTGCATGAATGCAGAAACAATTATCTTTGGACCGCTTTCCTCCCATGATACTTTTGCCAACATTATCAAGTACAACACAGTTATCTTTGTTGAAATAAACACCTTCATAATCATCACACATTTGACTCACACTGATCAGATTTGAATGCAACCCTTCCACATATAAAACATTCTGTAAGTTGGGGATACCTGGTGTGCAAACACTCCCTTTACCGATTACCTTTGCTTTCCTTCCATCTCCAAAAGTAACAGATCCACATGTGAACTCGTCTGAGAAAGAAGTGAACCAGCTCTTGTCACCTGTCATATGTCTAGAACAGCCACTATCAATGTACCAAGTATCAGCCCTTCTTGCTGCTAAAACAATTAAGGCGACAAGACAAGTTGCTTCAATAAAATTTGAATTATTTTGATGCAAACAAGTATTATCAAACACAGATAAATCAGAGGAAGGAATATTTACAGAAGCAACATGACAAGAGTGTGAACCTTTTTCTACCCAGACTTGTTTTAATTTTGGAGTTGAAGACCTTGGGATTGAAACCAGCTTTGTAATCCTGTTAACTTCTTTAAGATGTTCTTTCAATTTGTCATGCAAGAACATGTTTTGAACTGACCTTTTAGACACACTGGATACTTGGGAGTGTTTCTTGAGACGATTACACCTGGGTCTAATGTGACCAAGCATACCACAGTAGTGACATACGGGAACAAACCTTTTAAAAGGAGGAGGAAATTCATTCTTAGGagtcattttttctttcacAAACCTGATGGGTTTTGAGTCCTTAAAAGAAGTGCTGTCAGAGAATCCTATTCCCTTCTTGTCCCCTCCAACTTTTCCAATGCCTATCATTTTTGAAACTTTGTCAGAACTTATTGAAAACTTTAAAAAATTTTCTTGAGATTCTTTCAAAGAAAATTCTAAGCTCAGTTTTTCAGAAGACAAGGAGTTAACAAGACTAATTTGGGTATCCAAATTATCTTGTAAGCTCTTTATACGCCCAACATACACTGACTTCTCGATCTCCCAGTTTTTTGTGCAGGATTGCATGTGCTTAGCAATCCCCTCCTTTTCTTGTTCTACCAGACAAAGTTTTTCACTCAAAGATTGATTTAGCTTCAACATTTTGGTCGAGGCTCTACACATTTCTTGGTATTTGTCAGCCATGGCTTgatcatttgtttcttcatcatcaaGATCCTTTTCTTCATACTCACATGAGGATGAAGGATGAAGAGCAGCAGTTAAGGCAACATTATCTTCACCACACTCAGATTGAGTGTCAGACTCAGAGTCACTCCAGGTTGTGTTCATAGCCTTATTTGAACGAGCCTTGAATCTCTTATTTCCACAATCTGCCGCAAGATGTCCGAAACCCTGACACTCAAAACACTTAGGTTTATCAACAGAAGGTTTCTTATAGGTAAACCTAGCTTTAGTGTCTTTTTCAGAAGAATAGTCACCGCTCATATTTCTCCTAGAACTAGACCCAGAGAAGTTCTTGGAATTTTGAAAACGAATTACCAGACCTTAAAAACTTTTTGTAATGTTTGGTTAAGAGAGCAAAGTCTTCAGCAGTGAAATCGAAGTCACTATCCTTTTCCTTTACTAACTCTTTTGGCTTTTCATCCACTCTCCTAACAGCATTCAAGGCAATGGTTTTTACTTTCTTATCTGGcctgattttcatttcaaaagttTGAAGATTCCCAAGAAGTTCATCTAAGGTATAGGTATCTAAATCCTGAACTTCTTCAATGGCAGTTTGTTTATTTTGAAAACTCAAAGGTAAGGACCTAAGGAATTTCTTTACAATCCTATTCTCAGCAATAGGATCACCAAGACTATCACACTCATTTGTCACATTTATAAGCCTAGAATGAAAATCATCAATGGACTCATCATCTCCCATAGTCAttatctcaaactcagaaattAATTTCTGAAGTTTCTGAGTCCTAActtttttgtttccttcataAGTCATTTGAAGAAGATCCCATGCCTTCTTCGCAGTCTTACAAGTTCCAATAcgcttcttttctttcatagaAAGAGCCGTATACAAGCTGTGCCGTGCTTTAACATCATTGTTAAAGTCACGCACTTCAGCTATAGACCAATCTTGCCTAGGCTTAGGTTCTTTTACGGAAGCAGAACTCTCACTCTCTTTAGACTTAGTTTCCTTTGTGGGAACCTCCCACTCAAATTCAACAATATTTCAGATATGTTCATCCTGTGAATGTAAGAAGGCTTGCATCATAATTTTCCACTGAGAATAATCATTCCCATAAAAAAAAGGTGGACAGTTTATAGAACCAGAATGTTCTCTATCTctatccattctagacaccctaCGGATCTCACTAGGAGAACTAGTGacctgctctgatgccaaatgaaaGTACTAGAATGGCCTAGAGGGGGGGTGAATAGGCAATTAACAATTATTTGCAATCAATTTTCCTGGACGTTGTTGAGGGATTGGAAAAGCCTATCTATCCCTAACCAACAGTATAGAGCATTTACCATATGCAAGCATAAGAATAAATAATAGAAAAGTAAAGAACACAGGAAAATGTTtacgcagtaaaaccctcaaagtgaggtaaacaactgcgggcCTCAGGCCAAGTGCTTAAGCACACACTATAAAATAGTAAACAAAATACAAGGTACACTTACAACCTCTCCGATAACACTGGACTCGGTTATCTCTAGCTAAACTCTTTTAGCCTGTTGAACTACCTCTCAGTAATTTGTCTACAGCTTCTAAATGTGCTTCACTTGTCTTGAAAACATCGGCCTTGAAAACTCAAACATATTTGATTTTCACAACTGAACTCATCGGTGTTTAATACAAGAGAATATCAAGAAAGAAATATACTCATGACTAACTTATTCTCTTGAACTTTGAACTCAGACACTACACCTCAGAAAACACAAAAACTTATGGAGCCAAAGCATTCTTTTTATACACACAGACTTCTTAGAAGAACTTTGTTAAACACACAAAGTACAACCCGTCAGTGCACTCCAGCCTGcaagataaaaagaaaagagagcacAATGATTTAATTAAATCACCCACATGGAGACTTAATTAAATCAACCACATGATGGTACACAGCACTATGATTTAATCACAATTGTCACCAAAAATACTTTTCTGGCGTGCAGAATCTTTGAAGCAGAGCACTAGCAGTTGTCTCAAAAGTTGACGACCTCAGGATTGAAGATAGCTAACAATCCTGATATTTAAGTTTTGTATATGGGGAATGCCAACATATAATTCATATACTAACATACAGTATTAAAAATTCTAAAAGCTAATTAATCTAGGAATTACCACTAATAAGGACTTATGCTTCCTGGTGCAGTACTACATGTTTTGATTAATTAACTCTCTCGTGCGATTCAGTCATGACAGTTGCAACTGAAGAAATCCCTGGAAAGAAAGACAACAAAATTAATCCAACTATTTTAGTGAAAGAGTTATACATACGAAAAGAGTCACATGCCTAAGCCAACATGGGTTGGGATCATTCAAAGCTCTTGAGATAAATCGTAAAAAGAAACTCCATAAAATCAGTTTAGTCTACATGTACATACCTAAGTTCTTTTTCTCTCATCAGCGGCCTTTTTGTACGCAAGCGACTACCTAAGCCGAACTGCTTCTGAACGTGAGTGAAGGCATGAAACCCTGCCGTCCTGGAGAGGAGTTGAAACTGAATTAAATTGCTGTTGTGATCTGGAACGTGAATAGAATTCACATCGTGCACTTCTCTTTGTTTGTTGCAGATTatcatttgaatttcttttatttatttcttgtttCATTTTGTATTTGACCATAATGACCTTACTAAAATAGACCATACTATGCTATTCACTAATGGACTCTTTATTGAGCTTTGCACAATAATCAACTGGCCCAGTCCAGTTACCATTGTCAAATCCCCTCTGTTACAATCACAAGTCTCAACAACTCTGCTGACTCTCTCAGCTTCAGAGCACAGCGCAAATGGCCTCGCCTTCCCCTGGAGATAAGCAcagtaatctctctctctctctctctctctatctctcttcaATGCATTGGGCAATTTTGTGAAATGACGATTTTGTGTTGGGATTTCAGGCTCTGTGAAAAGAGTGGCTGTTGTTGGCGCTGGTGTTAGGTATGTTAGCTCAGTCTTTTACATTGCCCGGATTTTATTAAGTAGGATTGTTAACTATAGTTCTTACATGTATTTGAGTTTTCGTCGAAATTCGCAAAAaaatttgggtatgaaaattcTAAATTTATGTGTTGAAATTTGCTGAAGTGGGCTTGCTGCGGCCTACAAGTTGAAATCACATGGTTTCGACGTTACGGTACTCGAAGCCGAGGGAAGAGCTGGAGGGAAGTTGAGAAGTGTGTCGTGTAATGGTCTTGTTTGGGATGAAGGTGCAAATACAATGGTGAGTTTGTCACTGTTGAATTGTAGTGGTAACCGTGAATGTGTTATAGTAATGACTATGCCGACATTGTGCAGACTGAGAGTGAAGCTGAGGTTCAAACTTTGCTTGATAATCTGGGGCTTCGAGAAAAGCAGCAATTTGTAAGGAATGCTTGTTTACCTCGCGTACATATATATGTCGTAAATTATAGTTTGTGCTGATCTAAATTGGTAGTGTGTCAACTTGTTTTCCACCGTTAACGCTTGTTGACTGCTGGAGCTTTGAAACTGTTAAGTAACGCGCTGTTGCTTCGAACTTGGTTTGTTATAATGGTGGTGGATGCTTGTATCCGTATACTGATTAATTGTTGTATATTGTTACAGCCGATTTCACAGAACAAACGGTATGTTGCAAGGAATGGGTCGCCTGTGCTGGTATGCTTTCCTTGTTGCATCTATGTTGTTAAATGAGTTTGCAACTTTGCATCATGTGATGgttatttagtaaaatatgtgaatacttttttttttttctcacacacacacacacttttttcttttgggagtTTACTTCCTTATATACTGTTTCTGACTTCACCATGATATTTGTTCAATAATCAGCTACCTACCAATCCGATTGAGCTGATCAAGAGCAACTTTCTTTCTACAAAATCAAAGGTTTGTCTCTACAGTATTCTGCATGTCCAGTGATCTTGTTTACTACTTCTTTAATCACATTCAGTGCCATTTAATAATGACCAGAATTAAtgcaaaatatattgtttttacaACATAAGGGCTTGTTGGAGGGCTGCAATATCATttgcataaacatcaaactgAATATGCATTTCTGTATTGCAGTTTCAGATTCTTCTGGAGCCATATTTgtggaagaaaaaaagagttTCCGATGATCACACCCGAGAAACGTATTACTCTTTTATCTgtttcatcaaaattctttgcaCTTCCATTGTGTCTCACCATGCTCTGTTAAGTCTTATCATTAGTCACATTTCTAAACTCTAGTTCTTGACATGTTTGGCTACAGTGTGGGTGGGTTCTTTCAGCGTCATTTTGGGAAAGAGGTAATTGCATTGATTGTGTCTTTTGATTTCTGCGAGGATTGATTACACACATGATGTTGTCAAAATGCTTGTACTTGTTCTTAAAGTCTTACATGTTTCATTGtttttatctttttccttgtaaggTCGTTGATTATCTCATTGATCCCTTTGTTGCCGGGACAAGTGCTGGAGATCCTGAATCTCTTTCGGTGAGTAGTGTGTCAGTCTTTGGTGAATCTCACACTGTTTCACACTGTGTATCTCACGTGTTGTTTCTTAAGTTGTTACAATTGCCTCTGTTTCACACCGTGTATCTCACGTGTTGTGTCTTAACTCTTAAGTACTTAGTTGTTACCTGAAACTGGATAAGATATTTAAGCTGTATTTCTGCCTTTTCCATGCATCCATATCATGAATCTAGGCAATGTTGAGACAAGGAACCCAAACTTTGCTCTCACACTATGATAACTTAGCTTCTTGTTCTTTTGATCCTTGTCATCCTGTAATTTACAACATGGAGTAGTTGGTGTTTAATCATTTTCTTACATCTTTAgtaattctttttgttttcatctAAACAGATGCCACATTCTTTTCCAGAGTTATGGAACATAGAAAAAAGGTATGTTGTATGAACTGTTCCTtctactttttctttctttagggaaaaaaaagggagaaggcTGGAATGGCGATACCGTTTTTTTCTGATAAGAAATTCTACTCAGTTAGGCTATAGGAAAAATTGCCAGATTAATGTTATATAGAACGAAAGGCGTGGCATCTTGTAACAAATTATGAAATCACatgttttaataaataaatcacATGCTACATTTCCTTGtctttatttttgaaagaattTTAGGAAAATTAAGCCATAATTCATTTGGCCTTCCTTTAGTTTTCGATCTAATCTTAGTCTACCTGAAATCACATGTTGTAACAAATTTAAAGTGGACAGGCAGGGGTAGCATCTTTTTGATATTTGTGAGCTGTTCATTTAAGAAAAAGTATCTAAACAATATGCTGTGGTTAATGCTTGTACGCATGATATATGATTCTTGCTAAGCAAAAGGTTCTCTACTCTATCAGGTATGGTTCGGTTATAGCTGGGGCAATTCAGTCAAAATTATCTTCCAGGAAGGAAAAAGGTAGAGAAACAAAGGGTTCTGTAGAGAAAGGAAAGCGTCAGCGCGGTTCTTTTTCCTTTCAGGGTGGTATGCAGGCATCATTTTAGCTGGTTACTTTTCTTCCTGATGAGTCGTGACAActtttgtaatatttttttgatGATGATACCCAGTGTGGCTGTGGGAAATGTTGCTCTTATTAGTCTTATCTGTGACTTTCATTTGCAAAAAATTCTCATCATTTGATCTTTGTGAcacttatttattttaaaaatttctGTTTTCTGTGTAGTGCAGACACTCACTGATACATTGTGCAAACAGCTTGGCAAACATGAGCTTAAACTGAACTCAAAGGTTTTGTCATTATCTTACAGTCATGATGGGAACACCACATCAGAAAATTGGTCGGTTTCCTGTGCTGCTAATAATGACAAGCATTTACAAAGTTCATCTGTTGATGCTATAATCCTGACGGTTAGTTTTTATGTTCTTATTCTTAACAACGCTATTTTAGTGTATCATTTACTTTCTCATTGTGGTACCTGTTGGTTCCTATGTCTTCATGATTTAAAAGGTCTGACTTATGCATCTGGCATTGTTACTGTGAAAAAACGTATGTTTTGCATGTAAAACTAGACAGCTAGAATGTACCGCTTCATTGCAATTACAAGATACTTGCACACATGCTGTGACCAAGTTGTACCCACGGGAAGACAAATTTGTCACAAGGCACAGTTAGGAGTCTTTTCCTCAAGGCACTTCAATTTGACGTTGTCTTATTCTATGATTTGGGATACAAGTGAACATGCCTTCCTCTTCATGCATAGTTTCATCTTTATTTTTGCATTTTCATTAATATAGGTTGGACTGACATTGCTCTTTGTTGACTATTCTATGCATGCATCCCTTCCATTCTTTAGGCAGTCATTACTGTTATTGAGGGACTTAGTATCAACTGACGAAGTTTCTTCTCTGCCATAGGCTCCACTCTGCAGTATCAAAGAAATGAAGATCTCGAGAAGAGGAACCATCTTCCCACTTGATTTTCTTCCTGAGGTATATATGGCATTTAATTTCAACACGTAAGCAGCAGGTTATATCACATTTCCTTTCCAGTTCCCGATTGGAAGTTTGGAAAAATGATAAGCCTGACAAATTAGATTCTTAACAAAGGCTTTGTCTTGGTAATACCTTATTTTTTGCTGTATATAAGGTGACTTATATGCCGCTATCAGTGATTATAACCAGCTTCAAGAAGGAAAACGTTAAAAGGCCTCTTGAGGGATTTGGAGTTCTTGTTCCCTCCAAAGAGCAGGAAAATGGCTTAAAAACGCTAGGTAAAAATGCTCTGCTATGGCATTGACACTTGGAATAACTAATAGCTTTCCCTAATGTGGTCATTATATCTGCTTTACAGGTACACTATTTTCTTCCATGATGTTTCCAGATCGTGCACCTAGTGACCAATATCTTTACACTACCTTTGTTGGGGGAAGTCGAAACAAGGAACTGGCAAAAGCTTCGAAGTATGGGAACCTTGTTTCGTTGTAATAAGTCATGTTTTCTGTGGTTATAATGTGCAATTAATTCTATTTACATGCCTAATACTTCTCCTTTTCCCTATTGCTCTAgggatgagttgaaggaaattgTTTCCTCTGACATAAGGCAACTTTTGGGAGCGGAAGGCGAGCCGACATTTGTGAAgtatatatcttctctcttttccTCGTCTGGTGGTTAAAAACTTCAATAATCAATTGAATGTCGAAAGATCCTATGAattgcctttttttttgttgggatAGTTATCTCATAGCTGTTAGTACAACTTATGACTAATTGCAGCCATTACCATTGGAGCAAAGCATTTCCATTGTATGGGCATAACTACGATTCAGTCATTGAAGCAATCGAGCAGATGGAGAAAAATCTTCCTGGTTTATTCTATGCAGGTAATTTCTCCTTTAAGAGTGAGTTTTGGATGTTCTAGCTTGTCATCTGTGGCCTCATAGTCTTTTTGCAAATAACGAGTATGAATACTTTAGGTAACCATAGGGGTGGACTATCTGTTGGCAAAGCAATAGCTTCGGGGTGCAAAGCAGCTGAACTTGCAATCTCCTATCTGGAATCTTCTTCAGATGGCAAGATGCTTCAGCAAGGATCGTCATCTTAGAAGCAGCTAGGAAGTGTGTCCTTGTACATAGACGTCTTTCATTGTTCTTAGCCTTCAATCTAGATCAGAGTTCCATATGCTTGCGAATATGTAACCTCTAGCAGTCTGATACAAATACATGATTTTGTGGATCTTTTATGTTATATTGTCCGGAACTTGATAGAACAAAGAGACATTCAAACgacataataattttttttcctagtCAAAGTAGAATAATTTCAAAGAAGCATTCAAACCAAAGATTTGATCAGTAGAACATGCATATAGCGCATGAAATTGTAAAATTTCAGGCGCAAAGAGTGACGAGTAGAATTTTGACTAGAAGTGAAGTGTAATTTTGTAATCCAGTTACGACCCtaagcatatatatacacattcaCAACAGCCTAGCTAGGTAAGTAAAATAAAACTGATAATTGATCCATACTGAAAGAGGCAATGGAAATCCAATGAAATTTATAATTATTGAGGTTACACAAGCTGTTGTCTAATACACACTCAAGTAAATGGAACTTTTTCAATGCCAAACCAGCAGTTCTTGATTTtacaaccaaagaaaagaaaagaagaagaatattacACAACACCCAAACTCTCAACATATCGATAATTCTGCAAATCAATTCGGCAAAAAGAATCATCAACACCGGCCTTGGGAGTTAAGTCAATAGATTTGAAGGTTTTATTCCTCAGATTATAAGAGATGACTTTACCAGGAGTATGCAGCAACAGAGATGAACtttcctcatcttcttcattttccTCCGGAGCAAGAGTGAGAAGAACAAAAATAGCACGTAGGATCTGCGGGGAAGTGGTGCATAAGGGATCAAGATCAACATTGTACTTGACAAACCAGCCAGAGTAGTCTCTCCCCATCTCCATGACTTCAAATTTAGTAAGAGAATATCCATAAATATCAATAAGATGCAAATGGCCGCCACCATGAGACTCCCGAAAATATCTAGACAGCCTCGTATACAAATTCTTCTCGTGACTCCTAGGGAAACCATCAACCAATCCAACACGCTCTTCATCTATGTGATAGTATGACATCTCACAATCAGTGCCCACCCAATGAACTGCGCCATTGCAGTATACCCCCTCTTCGTAGCGGACTTGAGGTTGAGTGTCGAAAGAAGAATCGAGAAGCCTCCAACTTCGAGTCTCAGACGAATATATCTCTATGTGATGGTACGGGCACCAGCCAGCATGAATTGGTTCGTTGACGCACCAAATGAAGACCACTTTGTAATGAGGTGATTTGGAAGGGTCAAAAGCCAAAGCACAGCCGAAGACTCGGGGTTTACCAGTAgtggcagcagcagcagctggaGGAGTAAGTGTGGAGAACTGGTTGGTTGTAGGATTGAGAACATAATAAAGAGGTTTACTAGTTGTAGTGGCGGAGAATGAAGAGTCTTCTGCAGGTAGGGGGCAGCACAAGAAGAGGCCATTGCAGGACTGGACAATCTCAATAGCATATAGGTTGTGACCAAAATTCAGAGGATTACAGTTACTATTACTAGTCTGACCATGATCAAGGTCAAGAGGGACTAGACCAAACTCATTGGATGTTCTAGCAAAGAAGGCGGAGATGGAGGAGTGTGGAGGATTTCGTAGGGTGTGGAGGTGACAGAAATTGGGGTTGGAGATAAGAGAGAGCCAATGCTTGGAGACGCATTTGAAGCGGACCAGAGTTCGAGCTGGCACACGCACAAGGATTTCCGTAAGGATATCTTCATAGTCTAATATGGTTTCTGGTAAGCTGCTGCCGCAGCGTTTTAGTGGCTGCATCATATAtatttgatctctctctctctctctctctctctctctctatatcaaATTTTGCTTCTTCAACAGGACAGAGGGCGGGGGACTAGGCTTTATATAAAGCCATCAAACCTTGACTCTCCTAATTAACAAAGGACAACAATCCCAACCCAAATCGAAAACAAAACTAAGACAGAAAAATACGACTAAGTTCTAGCTAGACCTACCGGAGCTTCAAGGATGAAAAGCAATGTGGATAAGTTAAAATCCTGGGTTTTCTTATCGGGATAGATATTGAAAAAGATCAAGACAAGAGTGCCCGCACCACAGGATCCTCAATTAAATTTCACCCAATAACATCTCTAATGAAACAAAGGGggggaaaaagaagagaaaaaaatcgAGTCGGGTAAAGAGTAGCGATCGAAACTTACCATGATTTCAATGGACATTTTTATCTACCTGAAGAGCTAATGAAATTACTTACAAACGAATGGTTTTTCTGTTTGTAGATATCGGGATCGGACCGGATCGGATGCCGGAATGGATGATGCTTTGACTTGGCTAAGGGGTTTATAGGGGTGCAGCCGAGGACATGTGAGAGTTGCAGATCGAAGAAGACAAGTTGTGCTGGCTCCTTCCAACTGTTTGGTTTTATCTTTTTAAGGCCTGGTCATTGTTCTTGGCGCTTGGGCTTCAATCTTATATGTTTCTGATCTGCAACTTATATGGGCCTGTCCTTATATATGGGACTGGGTCGTGGTAGTCTATGTCAGGCAATGCGTCATTTAGTttgtgtttgtttcttttttcttttttctggaaACGAAACTATGTTGTTTGATCTATCATATTTATTCACTTGATAGGAGGTAGGGTTGATTTAGGCATATGTACTTCCTTCATGGATTTATGGTCGCTACTCGGTTGGTATGTCAATGCTTCATTAATTACTATTGATTGATGTCAGTGTTTAATTTGTTAGATTAGGAGTCTCCTTGGCTAACACGACCATTTGCCAGCCTCATTAGTCATTATATCGAATTAGTACCTCAAATAGTGTCTATTTAGAGTAAAAAAGTTATGTTCAAATATATTTGCCTGACGTTTGTTACTAGTAAGCCGTTAGTGACTCATATATACATCATTCATTCACTCCGCTTGTAACTTTCTCCTTGTGAACATATTTGTTagtaaatataataataataataaaaatcatATAAGCGCTTCACGTCTTGAcatgttttatatttataaaaACCAAGAACTAAGCTAAAGAGAATAATAGATCCAAGAGTATGTATTTACGCGTATGCTAAATGAGTGAAGTTATAACAATCAAAAGGGAAAAGGGCTCGTCATCCATTCCATTGAAAAATTGTGCGATTAATGTAACAAATACAAAAAGGTTGTGGAAGATGCAAGAAATTGCCACATAgacaaaaaaaactgaaaaactaGGTAGGTGAAATCGGTCAGTAAACGTCCAATACCCAGACAAATAATCTCTAGCAAAAgtcattttttaatttaatgGAATATATGCACATCTTTTTCAACCAAAGTATCGTTGGAAGCTATTATTTTctgacttttttttatttattattctagacgacatatt is a window from the Rosa chinensis cultivar Old Blush chromosome 2, RchiOBHm-V2, whole genome shotgun sequence genome containing:
- the LOC112187205 gene encoding protoporphyrinogen oxidase, mitochondrial isoform X1, whose product is MASPSPGDKHSSVKRVAVVGAGVSGLAAAYKLKSHGFDVTVLEAEGRAGGKLRSVSCNGLVWDEGANTMTESEAEVQTLLDNLGLREKQQFPISQNKRYVARNGSPVLLPTNPIELIKSNFLSTKSKFQILLEPYLWKKKRVSDDHTRETVGGFFQRHFGKEVVDYLIDPFVAGTSAGDPESLSMPHSFPELWNIEKRYGSVIAGAIQSKLSSRKEKGRETKGSVEKGKRQRGSFSFQGGMQTLTDTLCKQLGKHELKLNSKVLSLSYSHDGNTTSENWSVSCAANNDKHLQSSSVDAIILTAPLCSIKEMKISRRGTIFPLDFLPEVTYMPLSVIITSFKKENVKRPLEGFGVLVPSKEQENGLKTLGTLFSSMMFPDRAPSDQYLYTTFVGGSRNKELAKASKDELKEIVSSDIRQLLGAEGEPTFVNHYHWSKAFPLYGHNYDSVIEAIEQMEKNLPGLFYAGNHRGGLSVGKAIASGCKAAELAISYLESSSDGKMLQQGSSS
- the LOC112187205 gene encoding protoporphyrinogen oxidase, mitochondrial isoform X3, whose translation is MASPSPGDKHSSVKRVAVVGAGVSGLAAAYKLKSHGFDVTVLEAEGRAGGKLRSVSCNGLVWDEGANTMTESEAEVQTLLDNLGLREKQQFPISQNKRYVARNGSPVLLPTNPIELIKSNFLSTKSKFQILLEPYLWKKKRVSDDHTRETVGGFFQRHFGKEVVDYLIDPFVAGTSAGDPESLSMPHSFPELWNIEKRYGSVIAGAIQSKLSSRKEKGRETKGSVEKGKRQRGSFSFQGVQTLTDTLCKQLGKHELKLNSKVLSLSYSHDGNTTSENWSVSCAANNDKHLQSSSVDAIILTAPLCSIKEMKISRRGTIFPLDFLPEVTYMPLSVIITSFKKENVKRPLEGFGVLVPSKEQENGLKTLGTLFSSMMFPDRAPSDQYLYTTFVGGSRNKELAKASKDELKEIVSSDIRQLLGAEGEPTFVNHYHWSKAFPLYGHNYDSVIEAIEQMEKNLPGLFYAGNHRGGLSVGKAIASGCKAAELAISYLESSSDGKMLQQGSSS
- the LOC112187205 gene encoding protoporphyrinogen oxidase, mitochondrial isoform X2, which codes for MASPSPGDKHSSVKRVAVVGAGVSGLAAAYKLKSHGFDVTVLEAEGRAGGKLRSVSCNGLVWDEGANTMTESEAEVQTLLDNLGLREKQQFPISQNKRYVARNGSPVLLPTNPIELIKSNFLSTKSKFQILLEPYLWKKKRVSDDHTRETVGGFFQRHFGKEVVDYLIDPFVAGTSAGDPESLSMPHSFPELWNIEKRYGSVIAGAIQSKLSSRKEKGRETKGSVEKGKRQRGSFSFQGGMQTLTDTLCKQLGKHELKLNSKVLSLSYSHDGNTTSENWSVSCAANNDKHLQSSSVDAIILTAPLCSIKEMKISRRGTIFPLDFLPEVTYMPLSVIITSFKKENVKRPLEGFGVLVPSKEQENGLKTLGTLFSSMMFPDRAPSDQYLYTTFVGGSRNKELAKASKDELKEIVSSDIRQLLGAEGEPTFVNHYHWSKAFPLYGHNYDSVIEAIEQMEKNLPGLFYAGNHRGGLSVGKAIASGCKAAELAISYLESSSDGKMLQQGSSS
- the LOC112187207 gene encoding F-box protein At5g07610, whose protein sequence is MQPLKRCGSSLPETILDYEDILTEILVRVPARTLVRFKCVSKHWLSLISNPNFCHLHTLRNPPHSSISAFFARTSNEFGLVPLDLDHGQTSNSNCNPLNFGHNLYAIEIVQSCNGLFLCCPLPAEDSSFSATTTSKPLYYVLNPTTNQFSTLTPPAAAAATTGKPRVFGCALAFDPSKSPHYKVVFIWCVNEPIHAGWCPYHHIEIYSSETRSWRLLDSSFDTQPQVRYEEGVYCNGAVHWVGTDCEMSYYHIDEERVGLVDGFPRSHEKNLYTRLSRYFRESHGGGHLHLIDIYGYSLTKFEVMEMGRDYSGWFVKYNVDLDPLCTTSPQILRAIFVLLTLAPEENEEDEESSSLLLHTPGKVISYNLRNKTFKSIDLTPKAGVDDSFCRIDLQNYRYVESLGVV